AGCGCCGGgtgtgaaaaaaaaagagctCCGACATTCGACTCTGCAAATCTACCCTCGAGGCACATTTGTCAATTCCCACGCCGGCCGAAAGCAGGTCTACAGCCTCAGAGTTCTGCGAAAGTCAAAGGGGGATCCGATTAAACACATCCGATCGTGCTATATTTTTAGTACTGAGGCTTTTACCCACTTTCGCAATGGCCGACTTCATTCTTTTCGAGGGCCCTATGGGTTTCTCGCTTTTCAAGGTCGCCCACAAGGGTGATTCCGTGGGACATAACCTGAAGGAGGTTCAGGAGGGTGTCGATGATCTGGCTAAGTTTGGCAAGATGGTTCAGCTTTCCAGTTTCTTGCCCTTTGAGTATGCTCTTTAGTCTCTCGCTTCTGTGCGATCCACGACTGACCAATCCGTAGGAACAACAAGCAGGCTTTGAGCGAAATCAACGATATTTCAGAGGGTGTGGCTTCTGAAGCGCTTGTCTCTTTTCTCGAAATGAATCTTCCCAAgccgagcaagaagaagaaggttgttCTGGGACTCGCGGATAAAAATTTGGCCACCAGCATCAAGTCAGCATTCTCTTTCGTGGACTGCGAAACCGGTGATACCAGCGAGGTTGTCCAGGATATGCTCCGCGGCGTTAGACTTCATGCTAGCAAATTGCTGAAGCAGCTCCGAGAGGGCGATATGGACACTGCCCAACTAGGTCTTGGTCACGCCTACTCTCGCGCTAAGGTCAAGTTCTCTGTTCAGCGCGACGACAACCACATCATCCAAGCCATTGCtatcctcgaccagctcgacAAGGCTATCAACACTTTCTCCATGCGGGTGCGAGAATGGTACTCTTGGCACTTCCCGGAACTCATCAAGATCGTGTCAGACAACCAACGATACGCTCAGCTTGCCCTTTtcgtcaaggacaagaagactCTGACCGACGAGAGCCTGCATGATGTTGCCGCCCttgtggaagatgatgagggtgTTGCCCAGAGCATCATCGACGCCGCTAAGCGCAGTATGGGCCAGGATATCTCAGAATCCGACATGGAGAACGTTATCTCATTCGCGCAACGAGTTGTCAGCCTTTCCAAATACCGCAAGTCTCTCCACTCCTACTTGGTTTCTAAGATGAATGTGGTCGCTCCCAACCTTGCTGCTCTGATCGGAGATATCGTTGGTGCTCGCCTTATCTCTCACGCTGGAAGCTTGACCAACCTGTCCAAGTACCCCGCTTCCACTGTTCAGATTTTGGGTGCTGAGAAGGCTCTTTTCAGAGCCTTGAAGACCAAGGGAAACACTCCCAAGTACGGCCTTTTGTACCACTCCTCCTTCATTGGTAGGGCTGGTCCCAAGAACAAGGGCCGCATTTCCCGTTTCTTGGCCAACAAGTGTTCCATCGCCTCTCGAATTGACAATTTCAGCGAGGAGCCGACAACAAAATACGGTGATGCTCTCAAGAAGCAGGTTGAAGAGCGCCTTGAATTCTACGCGTCCGGTGCCCCACCCACTAAGAACGAAGTCGCTATGGTATGTCTACCTACCTTCTAATCAATCCCCTTTTGCATATCCGAATCAGTAAGATAACTAATCATTACTAGAAAAACGCTATGGACTCTGTCTTGGCTGGTATGGacgttgatggcgatgagagCGACGCCGAggtgaaggaaaagaaggagaagaaggagaagaaaaaggaaaagaaggacaagggcgagaaggaagagaagaagaagaagcgcaagtcCGACGCCGGCGAgtcggaaaagaagaagcggaagcaCGACACCGATGCAGAGCCttccaagaagaagaagaaggtctaAAGACACTATTTCTTGGGACAGGAGGGCGTCTTATCGCGGCGTTGTAGGGTTGCTTTATTCCTTTTTATTTGGTTTTCCCATTGTCTGTTTCAGTTTGCTCCTATATGATCTGATGGGCTTTATATTTCTGTAAATTATGCGATTTAGGCCAACGCCTTCCAAAAACTTGGGTTTCAGCTACAGAATATTACCTTTGAATCTTCTATTTTTGTCCCACATAAACCTGATTGCTAGCAGCCCGGAACGCTTCTCGGGCGGAAAACTGGCGTCCCCTCTTCGATGGAGACACACCCTACTTGTGCCTTCCTTGCTTCCTCACTGAGCTTACAATGGCGAGACTATTCCTGTCCCTGTTTCTTTACTCTTTGTAGCCATGTTGTTACTTATTGAAAGACACTTGTAGGGGGTGAAGTTGCGCTTAAATATGATGCTCGTCTCA
The nucleotide sequence above comes from Aspergillus puulaauensis MK2 DNA, chromosome 3, nearly complete sequence. Encoded proteins:
- the sik1 gene encoding snoRNP complex protein NOP56 (COG:A;~EggNog:ENOG410PGNS;~InterPro:IPR012976,IPR012974,IPR002687,IPR036070, IPR029012,IPR042239;~PFAM:PF08156,PF01798); translation: MADFILFEGPMGFSLFKVAHKGDSVGHNLKEVQEGVDDLAKFGKMVQLSSFLPFENNKQALSEINDISEGVASEALVSFLEMNLPKPSKKKKVVLGLADKNLATSIKSAFSFVDCETGDTSEVVQDMLRGVRLHASKLLKQLREGDMDTAQLGLGHAYSRAKVKFSVQRDDNHIIQAIAILDQLDKAINTFSMRVREWYSWHFPELIKIVSDNQRYAQLALFVKDKKTLTDESLHDVAALVEDDEGVAQSIIDAAKRSMGQDISESDMENVISFAQRVVSLSKYRKSLHSYLVSKMNVVAPNLAALIGDIVGARLISHAGSLTNLSKYPASTVQILGAEKALFRALKTKGNTPKYGLLYHSSFIGRAGPKNKGRISRFLANKCSIASRIDNFSEEPTTKYGDALKKQVEERLEFYASGAPPTKNEVAMKNAMDSVLAGMDVDGDESDAEVKEKKEKKEKKKEKKDKGEKEEKKKKRKSDAGESEKKKRKHDTDAEPSKKKKKV